One Acidobacteriota bacterium genomic window, TCCTCGACCTCGCCGAGGAACATTTCTATCAGCTCAGGATCAGCCGCCCAGCTCAAAGGAGTCTGTCTTTCTTGTGGAGTACGCACCGTCTCTATCGTCGCGCAAAGCTCCACTCTTAAGGCTTCCCTCCCGTGCGGACAGAGCATACGTTGCGCGAGCACGATATTGCGCCGCGGCTTCCGTTCACAACTTCACAGGCGGTACTGAGAATTGCACCGAGAACGGCCGCACTGGCACCAAAGGCATCTGAACCAGCACGCTAAGAGCAACCAGCTACTCGCTCAGAAATCTCAAATACGCAACGACATCAGTCAGGTCCCTATCAGTCAGCGCTGGGTTGCCACCCTTCGCCGGCATCGGGATGCCTGTCGTGTTCTCAGGGTCATCCGAGCTGCGACCTTGAGCAATGAACGAGACCAGGCTTGCATCTGAAATGGTGTCGACGAAGTCTGATCCAACAAGGGGCTTTCCGAGGCCTGGAATACCTACAGCATCCCGGGCGTGACAGACCGCACATGTCGAGCTGTATACCGCTTCACCGTTGGCGACGTCTCCGCCGGAAGATCCACCGGTGGCCACCGCAGTGGTCGACGTTTCCGGCACAACCTCTTCGACCGACGGAGGCGCTCCGGTGCTTGACAGCCCGGCTGCGGCCGGATCGCCGCCCGAGTTCACGATCACCGTAAGCGCAACTAACGCGACTATAATGACGGCAGTGACGCCGCTCAGGACGCCTACTGCTACCCACCCGGACTTGAACATCTGCACCTCCGAATCAGTTTGCTCGAGGACCACCGCGCTATTTTCAGAGCCGAGAATGCGCTGTATGCTAGCTGCATAATCCCAGAAGACAGCACATGAGACCGACACGCTAGTGCCGTTCGGCCCTAGCCCC contains:
- a CDS encoding cytochrome c, whose translation is MVLEQTDSEVQMFKSGWVAVGVLSGVTAVIIVALVALTVIVNSGGDPAAAGLSSTGAPPSVEEVVPETSTTAVATGGSSGGDVANGEAVYSSTCAVCHARDAVGIPGLGKPLVGSDFVDTISDASLVSFIAQGRSSDDPENTTGIPMPAKGGNPALTDRDLTDVVAYLRFLSE